The genomic stretch ACAGAAATCACGGTCACTCCCCATTTGGAAACGAATCCATCAATGTGCTCTTTCAGCCGCTTTCCGATTTTGTCCCGTTCAGCGAGGAGCTCGTCCAGATTTGATTTCCCTACCATGTCCCGGATCGAGGATCGCGCGCTAAGCTGTGTGGCTTTGTGGTAGTTATCGACGTTCAAAACGCACGCCTTGGGATCCATCACCTGGTAGAAGAGGATCGCATCCACTTCTACCGGAATGTTGTCTTTCGTCAGTCCTACCTGCATGGGGACCGTGTAGGTGATAATTCGCAAGTCGATCCGGTAGAGAACACGCGTGACGAAGGGGATGTAAAAGTATAAACCCGGCTCAACCATTCGGTAAAACTTCCCGAGGAAAAACAGGGCGTGACGCTCCCATTCTTTTACTGTACCAAAGAAAAACATGTGCATTGTCCTGGATGGAGGAAGCCGACATGGAACCAGTTATTAAAGTGCGCCACATGAAAAGCGGCAGGTATCAAAGGTGCTGTTCCTTTTATCATCCCCGAGTTCTGATGACTTAACAACTGCTTTTTAACAGATTAACGATTTTCCACGCAGTGGCTAAGTATTTTTCTGCAATACCGTTGAATGGCGGTTTTGTGGAACCACGGCCGGTACGAAATTAACGAACAGTTGTGATATGATGGAAAGGGTTACTGAGCCCCGTTTCACATGCTCCAACAGGATTGAAGTTGGATGAGAGAAAAGCTGATCGATGAAATCAGGTCGGAGCTGGATCGGCTGTCAGTTCGGTCTTATGCAGAGAGCCAGTCGATCTATGCCGACCAAAAACAATTGAGGCATTTGCGTCACCTGCTCAGTCGGGCGGCTGCGCTGCAAGCAGAGGGAGTGGCTGATTTTTCGCGCTGTGTCTATGATGTGGCTCCCGGTTCGTCCCGGTTGGCGCGGTTGACTTCAGAGTTGTGAGCGACGATGTGTGTGGTTTTCGTTTTCAGGTGCGCTGACATTTTACTATTTGACTCAAACCATTCGATTCTAAACAGGGGCCGGTGCTATGGATGACAGTCAATTAACTGAATATGCAGCGTATTGGGGAGACGAAGCTGAAGAATTTTTGCTTGTCTCGTCCGGAGCGGATCTAAATGATTTATCAGATTGCCTGATCTTTCACGAAGAGAGTCGTTGCTACGATGTTATTGAAGATGACGAGGCCTCTCTGGAGGTGAAGATTCGTATGCGCGAGGCCGGTGTGCCTGTGGTCCATATGGATGATCTCAATAAACCTGACGGTTGATTTGTTCTGCCGGATTCCTCTTCACTGCGAATTGTATTCGGGTTATTCGTCAACCTTTTTACGGCGGTTAGCGTCTTGACGCTCA from Gimesia chilikensis encodes the following:
- a CDS encoding SPFH domain-containing protein, whose product is MFFFGTVKEWERHALFFLGKFYRMVEPGLYFYIPFVTRVLYRIDLRIITYTVPMQVGLTKDNIPVEVDAILFYQVMDPKACVLNVDNYHKATQLSARSSIRDMVGKSNLDELLAERDKIGKRLKEHIDGFVSKWGVTVISVEIKDVIVAKELEDAIAREAAAEREKRARVILADAEQLAADAIIAASQKYADNPIALQLRSMNMLYEICLEGKSSVVFIPTDKSMGAMPAFMGITSLEELIRKRSQTHSSEFEKTEEDD